Within the Beduinella massiliensis genome, the region GTGAGATCGCCATTGCCGTGCGCGACGGCGGCAGCAATCCTGATTCCAACAGCAAGCTGCGCGATGTCATCGCTAAGGCCAAGGCCAACAACATGCCTAACGATAACATCAAGCGCTCCATCCTCAAGGCCGCGGGCGAGTTGGGCAGCGTCAATTACGAGGAGATCACCTACGAGGGCTACGCGCCCGGCGGCATGGCGGTCATCGTGACGACCGTTACGGACAACCGCAACCGCACCGCCTCCGACATTCGCCACATCTTCGATAAAAACGGCGGATCGCTCGGTACGAACGGCTGCGTCTCCTACATGTTCGACAGCGTCGGCCTGATCGTCCTGGAGCGCAAGCCCGGCATGGACGAGGACGACGTGATGATGGCCGCGCTGGACGCGGGCGCATCCGACGTGCAGGCGCAGGACGATTGCTTTGAGGTGACGACTGCGGTCGCCGACTTCTCGGCGGTGCGCGAGAATCTCGAAAAACAGGGCTTTAACTTCCTCTCCGCAGAGCTGACGATGATTCCGCAGACCACGAACGCCATCGACGATCCGGATACGGTCGCGAAGATTCAGAAGCTGCTGGAGATGCTCGACGATCTGGACGACGTGCAGGACGTCTACCATAACGGCGAGCTCCCCGAAGAAGAGGACGAAGACGAATAGGGCTCAAATGGGCATCAAAAAAGCGGCAGTAATGCCGCTTTTTTGATGCCTGGATGTTTTCGTTTCGAATAAGGGATAGGTGACGGATGCTCTTCATGACATGCAAGAAGACGTCGTTAAGGCTCCATTTCACCAAA harbors:
- a CDS encoding YebC/PmpR family DNA-binding transcriptional regulator, translating into MSGHSKWANIKNKKGKADAARGKVFTKIGREIAIAVRDGGSNPDSNSKLRDVIAKAKANNMPNDNIKRSILKAAGELGSVNYEEITYEGYAPGGMAVIVTTVTDNRNRTASDIRHIFDKNGGSLGTNGCVSYMFDSVGLIVLERKPGMDEDDVMMAALDAGASDVQAQDDCFEVTTAVADFSAVRENLEKQGFNFLSAELTMIPQTTNAIDDPDTVAKIQKLLEMLDDLDDVQDVYHNGELPEEEDEDE